The DNA region GCCGCCATCCGCGACGACGACCCGGTGGCCGTGTTCGAGGGCGAGATGCTGTACAACCTGAAGGGCGAGGTGCCCGAGGACGACGACTTCGTCATCCCGCTGGGCGTGGCCGAGGTGAAGCGCGAGGGGAGAGACGTCTCCATCATCACTCACGGCAAGATGGTGCACGTGGCGCTACAGGCCGCCGCGCAGCTGGAGAAGGACGGCGTGAGCGCGGAGGTGCTGGACCTGCGCAGCCTGCGCCCGCTGGACGTGGACGCGATCCTGGCCACCGTTGCCAAGACCAACCGCGTGGTGCTGGTGGAAGAGGGCTGGGCCTTCGGCGGCATCACCGCGACGGTTGCGGCGCTCATCCAGGAGGAGGCGTTCGACCACCTGGATGCGCCCATCCTGCGCGTGACGCAGGCGGACGTGCCCATGCCGTACGCCAAGGGCCTGGAGAAGGCCGCCAAGCCCAGCGTGGAGCTGGTGGTGGAGAAGGTCAACCGCGTCCTGTACCGCTGAGCCGGGAGAGCTGAACACATGGCAACCAAGGTCTACATGGAGGCCCTCTCCCCCACCATGGAGGAGGGCCGGCTGGTCACCTGGCTCAAGAACGAGGGCGACGAGGTCAAGGAAGGCGACGTGCTGGCCGAGGTCGAGACCGACAAGGCCACCATGGAGCTGGTGGCGCGCGGCTCCGGCGTCCTGCGCAAGCGCATGGTGGGCGAGGGTGATACCTCGCCCGTGGGCACGGTGATCGCCGTGATCGCGGGGGCGGACGAGGACGTGTCGGCCCTCACCGGCGCGGCGGAGGCGAAGGCCTCGCAGGGCGCGGCGGGCGGCACCCAGGGCGCGAGCGTGCCGGACGCGTCGAAGGCGGGCTCGAAGGAGCAGGCCGACGTCGCGCAGGCCACGGCGGCGCTGGCGGGGTCCGAGCACACGGAGCAGGACCAGGCGGAGCGCGGCACCCCGGCGGAGGCCACTCCGGCCGGGGCGAAGCCCACGCCGGTGCCACAGGGGGGGCAGCAGTCCGGCCAGGCGGCTCCCGCACAGGGCGCGTCGGACAACGGGCGCGTGAAGGCGTCGCCGCTCGCCCGCCGCATGGCGGCGGACGCAGGGATGCAGCTGGGCGGCGTGCAGGGCACGGGCCCCGGTGGCCGCGTGATCCGCCGCGACGTGGAGCAGGCCGTGCAGGCCGGCGGCGCGCAGCAGCAGCCGGCGGCGGCGGCCGAGGCGCCGCAGCAGGCGGAGGCTCCCAAGGCCGCGGCCGCGCCGTCCGCCGGCGGGTATCGCGACGTGCCGCTGTCGCAGATGCGGAAGACCATCGCCAAGCGGCTCACGCAGTCCATCGGCCCTGTCCCGCACTTCTTCCTCACCATCGAGGTCGACATGGGCGAGGCGGTGCGGATGCGGGCGCGGATCAACGAGCGCTTCAAGGACAAGGGCGTGAAGGTCTCGCCCAACGACCTGATCATCCGCGCCGTGGGCTCGGCGCTGCGGAAGCACCCGTTCGTGAACGCGTCGTGGACGGGCGAGTCCATCCGCTTCTTCGACGGCGTGCACATCGGCGTGGCGGTGGCGGTGGACGAGGGCCTCATCACCCCCGTGATCCGCGACGCCGACCGCAAGGGCGTGACCGAGATCGCCGCCGAGGTCCGCGAGCTGGCGGGCCGCGCGCGCGAGAAGAAGCTGAAGCCCGAGGAGTACACGGGCAGCACCTTCTCCATCTCCAACCTGGGGATGTTCGGCATCGAGGAGTTCACCGCGGTGATCAACCCGCCCGAGGCGGCGATCCTGGCGGTGGGCGCCATCAACGAGAAGGTCGTGGTGGTGAACGGCGAGATGGCGGTGCGGCAGCGCATGCGCGTCACCCTCTCCTGCGACCACCGCGTGATCGACGGCGCGACCGGCGCCGCGTTCCTCCAGACGCTCCAGAGCTACCTGGAAGACCCGATGCTGATGATCGCCTGACGTTCGGGCGGACGAAGGATGACGAGAGGGGCCTTCCCACGGCGGGGAGGCCCCTCTCGCATCTTCCGTCACCGGCGCGGCCTTCGCCGTTCATCATCCCCCTCGCATCCGTCCGCCGACGCGTCTCACGCGGAAACGCGGAGAACAGCTCCCTTCTCGTGCAGTTCTCCGCGTCTCCGTGCCTCCGCGTGAGCCTGCCGTTCCCCTGGGAGAGCGTGGCGGTCCGCCCGTCGCGGTGGAATCGCACTCCGCGTGAGGCCGATCGGTGGATACGAAGATGCGGAGCGGGCGGCAGGTTCACCGCAGCGCGACGGGAGACGCGCGCCGCCTCGCCGTTCCGCTGTGTCGTACGCGGCCGGGAACGTTGCGCGGCGAGCGGCGGCGCCCCATCATGTGCAGCGTCGGATTCGGCCGCACGAGCATCCCGCATCCCGAAGCCCGCCCGGACCCCGCAGGCCCACCGTCCGGAGGGCGTCCATCATCCCCGCCGCATGCCCGCCCGCACCGCCCCCGGAAGAGGGCGCGGGCGCACCGTTGCGGCGAAATCCCACCCTTCAGGAAAGGTGCTCCACATGACCTCCATGCGACGCGTCTCCGCCGGCCTGGCGGCGCTCGCCCTGTGCGCGAGCGCTCCCGCGGCCGCGCAGCCCGGCCGCCCCGCCGCCGCGCCCATGCTGCGCGAGGGCCAGACGGTCACGGGCGCGCTCTCGGACAGCGACCCCACGCTCAACCTGCACGGCCGCTTCAAGGTGTACCGGCTGGCCGGGCGCCGCGGGCAGCGCTTCTCCATCATCATGCGCTCCACCGCGTTCGACTCGTACCTTTCGCTGGGGCGGCAGGTGGCCGGGCTCACCGACTACCTGAAGACCGACGACGACGGCGGCGGCAACAGCGACGCGCGCCTGCGCTACACGCTGCCGGAGACGGGCACGTACTTCGTGGTGGCGCAATCGCTCAAGCCCGAAGGCCTGGGCAGCTTCACCGTTGCGGTCGACACGCTGCCCACGCCGGTGAACACCCCGCCGGTGCCGGTGCGCCTGGGCCAGACGGTCAGCGGGCGCCTGGAAGAGACCGACCCCACGCTCGATGCCGACGGCACCCACTACGACCTGTACACGTTCGAGGGCCGCAAGGGCCAGCGCCTGGAGATCGCCATGCAGGCCGCCGACTTCGACGCGTACCTGGGCTTCGGGCGCATGGAGGGCGGCGACGTGCACGTGACCGAGAGCGACGACGACAGCGGCGGCGGCACCAACGCGCGGCTTCGTGCGACGCTGCCGGAAGACGGCCGCTACGTGATCCGCGCCAACGCCATCGGCGAGAACTCCACGGGCGCGTACACGCTGCAGGTGTCCGAGCGTGCGCCCGCGCCGCAGCCGGTCGCCTCGAACCTGGCCGTGGGCCAGACGGTGAGCGGCACGCTGGCCGACACCGACCCGGCGGCCGAGGACGACTCGTACTACGACCTGTACCGCTTCACCGGCCACGCGGGCGAGAAGATCACCATCACCATGACGTCCGACGCGTTCGACAGCTTCGTGGTGCTGGGGCGGATGGAGAACGGCGAGTTCAAGCAGATCGACACCGACGACGACGGCGCGGGCGGCAACAACTCCAAGCTGGAGCGCACGCTCGACGCCGACGGCGAGTACCTGATCCGCGCCAACTCCATCGCCGCGCACTCCACCGGCGCCTACACCATCAAGCTGGAGTCCTCGCGCAGCCAGTAGCGGGCGCAGGACGGACCGGCCGAAATCGCGGGCCGGTAGATGAAAAGAGGATCGGCCCCCGTCCACGGTTGGACGGGGGCCGATCTGCTTCTTTCGATTGCATCTACATCGGCTGGTCGAGTTCTGCCGATGCGCATCTTCGTCCAGCCGATCACATCTGCCGACGCGCACCTGCCGATCTGCGTCATCCCTGGCTCGATTTCCCGATCGACATCTCCCGCCCCGCATCTCCCGGCCTTTTGCCGCGACCCCGAGTGAAGGAAGATTTCGCGGATGCGGGAGCTACCGGACGCGGGTCCAGATGAGGATGGCGCCGCAGCGGGCGTCGCGCTGACGGTAGGCGTTGGGCGTCTCGGACGAGCCGCGGTAGACCTCGATGCCCTCCACCGACTCCGGGTTGATGGTCTGGAGGTCCAGGTTGAACTGGAAGATGCCGTCCACGTAATACAGCGGCGAGCAGCGCCCGGTGCCCCGCAGCGGCGTGCGCGAGGTGGACTGGATGGAGCCGTTCTGGCTGTCGCTGAAGCGCATGTTGAGGAAGCGGCGCAGCAGGTCGGGCATGGAGGGCGTCTTCTGCGTGGCGATCTGGTCGCGGGTGATGAACCGCCCCGTGCCCAGCCGCTGCCGGTCGTAGAACCCGCGCGACTCCAGCATGCGCGTGCCCCAGGTACGCTTCTCGGCCTCGGCGGTGAGCGCGGCCATCTCCACCGGGTCCACGTCGAGCGTCACGGCCACGGTGGTGGGCGAAGACGACTCGACCCGCGCCTCCACCCGGCGCGTGGCGTAGCCCAGC from Longimicrobiaceae bacterium includes:
- a CDS encoding pyruvate dehydrogenase complex dihydrolipoamide acetyltransferase — its product is MATKVYMEALSPTMEEGRLVTWLKNEGDEVKEGDVLAEVETDKATMELVARGSGVLRKRMVGEGDTSPVGTVIAVIAGADEDVSALTGAAEAKASQGAAGGTQGASVPDASKAGSKEQADVAQATAALAGSEHTEQDQAERGTPAEATPAGAKPTPVPQGGQQSGQAAPAQGASDNGRVKASPLARRMAADAGMQLGGVQGTGPGGRVIRRDVEQAVQAGGAQQQPAAAAEAPQQAEAPKAAAAPSAGGYRDVPLSQMRKTIAKRLTQSIGPVPHFFLTIEVDMGEAVRMRARINERFKDKGVKVSPNDLIIRAVGSALRKHPFVNASWTGESIRFFDGVHIGVAVAVDEGLITPVIRDADRKGVTEIAAEVRELAGRAREKKLKPEEYTGSTFSISNLGMFGIEEFTAVINPPEAAILAVGAINEKVVVVNGEMAVRQRMRVTLSCDHRVIDGATGAAFLQTLQSYLEDPMLMIA
- a CDS encoding TonB-dependent receptor plug domain-containing protein yields the protein MRRPTRTLAPAALAALVLLSPATSHAQGVLTARVTASVTGEPLRGAEVRIPASRRVLSTGDSGTVDIPGLLVGRHVVEVRMLGYATRRVEARVESSSPTTVAVTLDVDPVEMAALTAEAEKRTWGTRMLESRGFYDRQRLGTGRFITRDQIATQKTPSMPDLLRRFLNMRFSDSQNGSIQSTSRTPLRGTGRCSPLYYVDGIFQFNLDLQTINPESVEGIEVYRGSSETPNAYRQRDARCGAILIWTRVR
- a CDS encoding PPC domain-containing protein, which codes for MTSMRRVSAGLAALALCASAPAAAQPGRPAAAPMLREGQTVTGALSDSDPTLNLHGRFKVYRLAGRRGQRFSIIMRSTAFDSYLSLGRQVAGLTDYLKTDDDGGGNSDARLRYTLPETGTYFVVAQSLKPEGLGSFTVAVDTLPTPVNTPPVPVRLGQTVSGRLEETDPTLDADGTHYDLYTFEGRKGQRLEIAMQAADFDAYLGFGRMEGGDVHVTESDDDSGGGTNARLRATLPEDGRYVIRANAIGENSTGAYTLQVSERAPAPQPVASNLAVGQTVSGTLADTDPAAEDDSYYDLYRFTGHAGEKITITMTSDAFDSFVVLGRMENGEFKQIDTDDDGAGGNNSKLERTLDADGEYLIRANSIAAHSTGAYTIKLESSRSQ
- a CDS encoding pyruvate dehydrogenase complex E1 component subunit beta — translated: MAVITYREALNQALAEEMERDPDVFLMGEEVGVYNGAYKVSKGLLDRFGEMRVVDTPITELGFTGLGVGAAMTGLRPVIEFMTYNFSLLALDQVVHSAAKLLSMSGGQFKIPITFRGPTGAALQLAAQHSQALEAMYAHFPGMKIVVPGTPADAKGLLKAAIRDDDPVAVFEGEMLYNLKGEVPEDDDFVIPLGVAEVKREGRDVSIITHGKMVHVALQAAAQLEKDGVSAEVLDLRSLRPLDVDAILATVAKTNRVVLVEEGWAFGGITATVAALIQEEAFDHLDAPILRVTQADVPMPYAKGLEKAAKPSVELVVEKVNRVLYR